The following is a genomic window from Alphaproteobacteria bacterium LSUCC0396.
ATGCCTGGACAACACTGGCTGAGCGTGCAGCCGCAAGATCCCAGTTGTCGCGATAGTTTGATCCAAAAATCAGTGGAACATCGTCCGTATGGCCCGAAACTTTAATCTCGCTATTACCGGTGGCATTTACCTCCGCGATGCGGTTCATAATCTCGATCGCTTCAGGTGTGAGGTTGGCCGATCCAGACGCAAAAGCACCGCCAGCGCCAACGGTGATGATCACCTTATCGTCTTCACGCTGGACATCGACAAGCCCCTGACCAATCTCCTGCCGCAGGGCGACTTTTAATTCATCCTCGGCAATTTGTGCTTTTTTGTTGGACTCAGCTTTGGCCTCAGCCGCTTCTTTGGTGCTTTTGGCTGCGGCGCTAGCGGCGGCTGCAAGTTGGGCCAATTGACCCTCGATGCCGCCAAACAGCACATCCTGCTCTGACTTGCCAGTTGCAGATTTGGCCTTTTCGATAGCGTTCAGGGTTTCTTGCAATAGTTGTGGCAGATCTTTTTGTTCAGCCTCGGTTGGCGTGAAATTCACCACAACATTCTCGCCAAGCGTTTCGACCGTAATATCCCCACGCGAAACGGCCTCTTGCAGTGCCTTTACCAGGTCATCGGCATCGCTTTGCTTTTCTCCATTACCGTCGCTGTCTTTGGTTTTGGTCTGGGACTCAAGCTCAGGCTTGGTCGTTTCAGTTGTTTGCTGGGTCATCTCATCGGTGACAGATTTTGCCGGTGAGGGGCTGAAATTCAGTGAGAGAACAGTTGTGCCTTTCGGCTGTTCTACAATCGGAACAATCTTCTGCACACCAAAGGCGTTTTTCAATGAACCTGAAATCTGCTTGAATTTTGGTACATTAAATTCGGCAAATGACAAGATCAGAACGAAAAAGGCCATCAACAGGGTCGCCATATCGGCAAAGGTAGCCATCCATGCTGGCGCGCCAACTGGCGGGCATTTAGGACATTCCTCTTCCTGTTCTTCGATGACTTCGTTTTCGTCTTGCTCAGCCATTGTTCTACCCTTGTGCGGAAATAATCATGCGAGTTGCTGCTGGCTTCTACCGTTAGGCGGCCTCGAGCTTGGCTTGCATCTTAGGTGGAAGATTGGCGACCATCTGATCTTGAATGTTGCGTGGTGACTCGCCGCGGGCAATGTTACGCAAACCGATTACGACAAGATCACGATAAATCAGTTCATAAGCTGTATAGCCCTCTAATTTTACTAGCATTGGCATAAACAACACATTGGCAATGAACGCCCCATAAAGCGTGGTCAACAAAGCCACCGCCATCGCCGGGCCAATCGCTTTTGGGTCGGCCATGTTGCCAAGCATAAGCACCAGACCAATCAGAGTACCAATCATGCCCATTGCCGGCGCAATATCAATCCAGCCCTTAACGACGCCCTGATTTGCCTCATGCCGGCTTTTCATCGCCTTGATCTCCTGATTAAGCTGCGTAACCAATTTGCCTTCATCGGCGCCATCAACAAGCATCTGCAGTCCTTTTTGAAAGAATTTATCCGGCACATCTTGGCCCTCAAGAGCCATCATGCCATCTTTGCGAGCAATCGCTGCGAGCTCGGACATTCTTTCGACAAGTTGGTCCATTTTTTTAATAGGAGGCAGAAATGCTTTGGCCATCACAGCAAAACTGCCAAGAAATGTTGGCAACGGAGCGGTGTACATCACGGCAAAAAAGGTGCCACCAAATACGATAAGGATAGAGGGGACGTCGATGAAAGGACCAATGCCGCCACCTGATATCATGGCACCCAAAATCATGCCAACAGCGCCAATGAGTCCGATAATAGAAGCTATATCCATTGTAAAACCGCTCTTTTCCTGACTTTGCTCTTAAATCTGACCGTTCAACTAAGCAAAAACGATACCAATGCAACTATGCGGCATGATTTTTACAGGAAAAACAAAAAATATTAGAATCTGGATATATTTAAATCTGATTTGGCGCAAGATATGCTTATTCTTGGCTATAATTAGAGACATGCATTAATTTTTGACCTAGGGAGATCAGAATGCGGCAGATGCGGTTTTTTGCGTTTTTCCCAGCGATGACGCGCCGGTTTTTCATGGCTGGGTTAGCGCTGATTGTCGCTGAAGCTAGTCCGGTTGCGGCTCAGGATCTGATGCCTACAAGCGCTGCCCTAACAGATCCAGCGAAACAAGTGATCGTGAAATCAGGCAACTTCATGGTTCGAGATCATCTTGTGATTGATCTTCGAAACGGTGTTGAATGGATGCGCTGTTCTGTTGGCCAGGTTTGGAACGGCAGCAACTGCGAGGGAGAGGCCTTGCAGCTAACACAAGAAGATGCCGCCAAAGCTATCATCATTGCAAATGAGCAGCTGGGTCCGGGCTGGCGATTGCCTAGTCGTGCCGAGCTGGAAACGCTGGTATGCAGTGAATGTGCGCCGGTAAAAATCGAGCTTGATAGCTTTCCTGACACGCTGGCCGAGCCTTATTGGACTGGCGAGATTAATGGATTTGCCCCACGTCATATCTGGACAGTTAATTTTATGACCGGTCACACATATGGACGGTTCTTCCCAACCCAAGAAGTTCTCGTTCGGCTGGTTCGCAATCGTTAGATAATTTTGTTAAACAGTTTCCAGCTGATCAGCTTGACCAGAAAGCCAAAAACGCCAAGGGCGATAATCGCAGTTGCAAACCAGGTTGGGGTCAGAAAATCTATGACCTCCAGCTTCTTACCGCCAACCAATGCTAAGATG
Proteins encoded in this region:
- a CDS encoding motility protein A — protein: MDIASIIGLIGAVGMILGAMISGGGIGPFIDVPSILIVFGGTFFAVMYTAPLPTFLGSFAVMAKAFLPPIKKMDQLVERMSELAAIARKDGMMALEGQDVPDKFFQKGLQMLVDGADEGKLVTQLNQEIKAMKSRHEANQGVVKGWIDIAPAMGMIGTLIGLVLMLGNMADPKAIGPAMAVALLTTLYGAFIANVLFMPMLVKLEGYTAYELIYRDLVVIGLRNIARGESPRNIQDQMVANLPPKMQAKLEAA
- a CDS encoding DUF1566 domain-containing protein encodes the protein MRQMRFFAFFPAMTRRFFMAGLALIVAEASPVAAQDLMPTSAALTDPAKQVIVKSGNFMVRDHLVIDLRNGVEWMRCSVGQVWNGSNCEGEALQLTQEDAAKAIIIANEQLGPGWRLPSRAELETLVCSECAPVKIELDSFPDTLAEPYWTGEINGFAPRHIWTVNFMTGHTYGRFFPTQEVLVRLVRNR
- a CDS encoding flagellar motor protein MotB: MAEQDENEVIEEQEEECPKCPPVGAPAWMATFADMATLLMAFFVLILSFAEFNVPKFKQISGSLKNAFGVQKIVPIVEQPKGTTVLSLNFSPSPAKSVTDEMTQQTTETTKPELESQTKTKDSDGNGEKQSDADDLVKALQEAVSRGDITVETLGENVVVNFTPTEAEQKDLPQLLQETLNAIEKAKSATGKSEQDVLFGGIEGQLAQLAAAASAAAKSTKEAAEAKAESNKKAQIAEDELKVALRQEIGQGLVDVQREDDKVIITVGAGGAFASGSANLTPEAIEIMNRIAEVNATGNSEIKVSGHTDDVPLIFGSNYRDNWDLAAARSASVVQAFAANGTISEERLEAISYGESRPVEPNDTAEGRAKNRRIEIEINY